The following proteins come from a genomic window of bacterium:
- a CDS encoding AAA family ATPase, with protein MSGDITVLTKKIEQEFSFIKDLLDEMAKVMVGQKYLIERLIIGLLGNGHVLLEGVPGLAKTLSVKTLASCINAKFQRIQFTPDLLPADIVGTLIYNPKEGTFSVKKGPIFANFILADEINRAPAKVQSALLEAMQERQVTIGEETFKLTDPFLVLATQNPIEQEGTYPLPEAQVDRFMLKAKITYPFRDEEKKIIERMAFTGGNIQVNSVINPEDIIRARALVDQIYIDDKIKDYILDVVFATREPDKFNIDLRDFIEYGASPRASIYLTIASKAYAFLQGRGYVTPQDVKSIGMDVLRHRIIVTYEAEAEDIDSETIIQKIFDTIEVP; from the coding sequence ATGAGCGGGGATATTACCGTCCTTACCAAAAAAATTGAACAGGAATTTTCTTTTATCAAAGATTTACTTGATGAAATGGCAAAAGTTATGGTTGGCCAGAAATACCTGATAGAACGTTTGATTATAGGACTGCTTGGCAACGGGCATGTTCTTCTTGAGGGTGTGCCGGGGCTTGCCAAAACGCTTTCCGTCAAGACGCTTGCGTCGTGTATAAATGCCAAATTCCAGCGCATACAGTTTACACCCGATCTTCTGCCTGCGGATATTGTCGGAACGTTGATATACAATCCCAAAGAAGGCACATTCAGCGTTAAAAAAGGCCCGATTTTTGCCAATTTTATTCTGGCTGATGAAATTAACAGGGCTCCGGCTAAAGTTCAAAGCGCGTTACTGGAAGCTATGCAGGAGCGGCAGGTTACAATCGGAGAAGAAACCTTTAAACTTACGGATCCTTTTCTTGTGCTTGCCACCCAGAATCCCATTGAACAGGAGGGCACATATCCTCTGCCTGAAGCGCAGGTGGACAGGTTTATGTTGAAAGCCAAAATAACCTATCCTTTCAGGGACGAAGAGAAAAAAATAATTGAGAGGATGGCTTTTACGGGCGGTAATATACAGGTTAATTCCGTGATTAACCCGGAAGATATAATCAGAGCCAGAGCTCTTGTAGACCAGATTTATATTGACGATAAGATTAAGGATTACATACTTGATGTCGTGTTTGCCACAAGGGAACCGGATAAATTCAATATAGATTTGAGGGATTTTATCGAATATGGCGCGTCCCCCAGGGCCAGTATTTATCTTACCATAGCTTCCAAAGCCTATGCGTTTCTGCAGGGAAGGGGTTATGTAACGCCTCAGGATGTAAAATCCATCGGGATGGATGTTCTTCGCCACAGGATAATCGTTACTTACGAGGCGGAAGCTGAAGACATTGATTCCGAGACAATTATTCAAAAGATTTTTGATACCATTGAAGTCCCGTAG
- a CDS encoding VWA domain-containing protein, whose protein sequence is MIEFENVNFLYFLLLVPLLGFYWSRKRSGGGIVFSSVENIRKAMGVAKAKGKFILNILRMLSLAAFIIALARPRSVIEETKIPVETIDVLIVLDISTSMTLPDLEENNTYVSRMDVAKKVLSEFIGNRSADRMGLVIFSRYAFSVCPSTLDHTYLLERIRAVQPGMIEDGTAIGSAIGTAVNKLKKSDAKSKLIILITDGANNIFTIDPLDAANIARKYGVKVYTIGVGSKGDKAIPVGRDLFGEVVYSKVAAELDDELLNKISEKTGGLYFRATDANSLKGIFEKIDELERSEIKQKFYMQYKEFYPYCLIAGLAILFLYLIFVNTVFRKLP, encoded by the coding sequence ATGATTGAATTTGAAAACGTTAATTTTTTATATTTTTTGCTGCTGGTCCCTTTACTCGGTTTTTACTGGAGCAGGAAGAGATCCGGGGGCGGGATTGTCTTTTCATCTGTCGAAAACATAAGAAAAGCGATGGGTGTTGCGAAAGCAAAGGGGAAATTCATCCTCAATATTTTAAGGATGCTTTCGCTTGCGGCGTTTATAATCGCTCTTGCAAGGCCGAGATCGGTTATTGAAGAAACGAAAATCCCGGTGGAAACCATAGATGTGCTTATTGTCCTGGATATATCGACCAGCATGACGCTGCCTGATCTTGAGGAAAACAATACTTATGTATCCAGGATGGATGTCGCAAAAAAGGTTTTATCGGAGTTTATCGGCAACAGAAGCGCGGACAGGATGGGACTTGTAATTTTCTCCAGATATGCTTTTTCCGTTTGTCCTTCCACTCTTGACCATACCTATCTTCTTGAAAGAATCAGGGCCGTTCAGCCGGGTATGATAGAAGACGGGACGGCGATAGGAAGCGCGATAGGCACCGCGGTTAATAAACTTAAAAAATCCGACGCTAAAAGCAAGTTGATAATACTCATTACCGATGGCGCAAACAATATATTCACCATAGATCCGCTTGATGCGGCTAATATAGCCCGGAAATACGGTGTTAAGGTATACACAATCGGTGTGGGCAGCAAGGGAGACAAGGCAATTCCCGTCGGCAGAGACTTGTTCGGGGAGGTTGTTTACTCGAAAGTCGCGGCAGAGCTTGATGATGAATTGCTTAATAAAATTTCCGAAAAGACCGGGGGCTTGTATTTCCGCGCGACCGACGCAAATTCACTGAAAGGCATATTTGAAAAAATAGATGAGCTTGAACGGTCGGAAATAAAACAAAAATTTTACATGCAGTATAAAGAATTTTACCCGTATTGCCTGATTGCGGGATTAGCGATTTTATTTCTATATTTAATCTTCGTAAATACTGTTTTCAGGAAATTGCCGTGA
- a CDS encoding DUF58 domain-containing protein gives MKDAGMKKTQLKKEIFKKVRQIQIYTTKMVDEVLSGAYKSVFKGKGIEFEEVREYVPGDDVRGIDWNVTARMGSPFIKLYVEERELTVMLLVDMSRSNKFGTRVQMKNELAAQLAAALAFSAIKNNDKVGLLIFTDKIEKYIPPKKGKKHVLRVIREILFFKPSGRKTDLALAINFANKVLIKRSVMFVISDFYDAGYLKPMMISSKKHDVIAVHVRDYLEKSIPGAGIVQFEDAETGEIVLVDTNDQGFRRRYEEATTSEDRDLYRKIRSMNIDIIPVETGKSVLDPVEKFFRGRARRSMVR, from the coding sequence ATGAAAGACGCGGGGATGAAGAAGACACAGCTTAAAAAAGAAATATTTAAGAAAGTCCGGCAGATACAGATATATACGACTAAAATGGTCGATGAGGTATTATCCGGCGCGTACAAAAGTGTTTTCAAAGGGAAGGGAATCGAATTTGAAGAAGTAAGGGAATATGTTCCCGGAGATGATGTCAGGGGAATAGACTGGAACGTTACCGCCCGGATGGGTTCCCCTTTTATAAAGCTGTATGTTGAGGAAAGAGAATTAACGGTCATGCTTCTGGTTGATATGAGCCGTTCAAACAAGTTCGGCACCCGTGTACAGATGAAAAACGAACTTGCGGCCCAGCTTGCCGCCGCGCTGGCTTTTTCGGCAATAAAAAATAACGATAAGGTAGGCTTGTTGATATTTACCGATAAAATAGAAAAATATATTCCGCCTAAAAAAGGGAAAAAACATGTTCTGAGGGTTATACGGGAAATTTTATTCTTTAAGCCTTCAGGCAGGAAAACAGACCTTGCTTTAGCGATAAACTTTGCAAATAAGGTTTTAATAAAGAGGAGCGTAATGTTTGTGATATCGGATTTCTATGATGCCGGCTATTTAAAACCCATGATGATATCTTCAAAGAAACATGATGTGATCGCGGTCCATGTGCGGGATTATCTTGAGAAATCCATTCCGGGGGCGGGCATAGTCCAGTTTGAAGATGCCGAGACAGGGGAAATCGTCCTGGTTGACACAAACGATCAGGGATTCCGCAGAAGATATGAAGAGGCAACAACATCCGAAGACAGGGATCTTTACAGAAAAATACGCTCCATGAACATAGATATCATTCCCGTCGAAACAGGAAAATCGGTATTGGATCCCGTTGAGAAATTTTTCAGAGGCCGCGCAAGAAGAAGTATGGTGAGATGA